The proteins below come from a single Verrucomicrobiota bacterium genomic window:
- a CDS encoding tryptophan 7-halogenase, with translation MRIAVIGGGPSGSVAAALLAERGHSVFIFDQGGRPNTLAGESLVPGVIPILRKLGIEERVAAISVLKPGVSFYPGGGKEFTFSFTSLPRKNPQYAYNVPRPGFDNLLQNRALELGAIKVDIKAELQSSGDRLLLSPDALESVKAWQGVQPDLIIDASGRRRMSSKLLNIRSETGPRRDVAFFAHFHGFFPETPSGQVRINRLSSGWAWRIPLRDKMSVGVVMSQKDAAELGTSSAERLNAAIRRDPVLSQESKDLKRVSEVRTYGNYQLIANRGSGENWAAVGDAFGFVDPMLSPGMMVAMDSALQLCKELERFPIREALERYSQRVTEELRSWMDLISYFYTGRIFELHDAGKAFQNQYHYLPLGFMESFMSMNMAGMASGFTTSSPFSRGVLKNMDRWVLGESATDQKYAII, from the coding sequence ATGAGAATTGCCGTTATCGGTGGTGGGCCGTCTGGCAGTGTTGCTGCTGCCTTGCTCGCAGAACGCGGCCATAGTGTCTTCATTTTCGACCAGGGTGGGCGTCCCAATACTCTTGCGGGCGAGTCCTTGGTACCAGGCGTCATACCGATCCTCCGCAAGCTAGGTATTGAGGAGAGGGTTGCAGCAATCAGCGTTCTCAAGCCAGGTGTTTCATTCTATCCAGGAGGGGGGAAGGAGTTCACCTTCAGCTTTACCTCATTGCCAAGGAAAAATCCCCAGTATGCCTATAATGTTCCTAGGCCAGGTTTTGACAATCTGCTGCAAAATCGAGCTTTGGAGTTGGGGGCCATCAAGGTCGACATTAAGGCAGAATTGCAGTCTTCAGGAGACAGACTCTTGTTGTCGCCAGATGCACTTGAAAGTGTGAAAGCATGGCAAGGGGTGCAACCAGATCTGATTATTGATGCTTCTGGTAGGCGAAGGATGAGTTCGAAGCTTTTGAATATTCGATCTGAGACTGGCCCGCGCCGTGATGTTGCTTTCTTTGCTCATTTTCACGGTTTCTTTCCTGAGACACCTTCGGGTCAGGTAAGGATCAACCGACTTTCGAGTGGTTGGGCCTGGAGAATCCCATTGAGGGATAAAATGTCAGTGGGTGTTGTCATGTCCCAGAAGGACGCCGCTGAACTTGGGACTTCTTCAGCTGAACGACTTAATGCGGCGATCAGAAGAGATCCCGTACTGAGTCAGGAATCCAAAGACCTCAAAAGAGTTTCTGAGGTTCGCACGTATGGAAACTACCAACTGATTGCTAATCGTGGGAGTGGTGAGAACTGGGCCGCTGTTGGTGATGCGTTTGGTTTTGTGGATCCCATGTTATCTCCAGGCATGATGGTGGCCATGGACTCTGCTCTGCAGTTATGCAAGGAGCTAGAGAGATTTCCAATCCGGGAGGCCTTAGAGCGATACTCTCAACGAGTGACTGAGGAATTGAGATCATGGATGGATCTCATCTCCTATTTCTATACCGGCAGGATCTTTGAACTTCATGATGCAGGTAAAGCGTTCCAGAACCAATATCACTACCTACCTCTTGGATTTATGGAGTCTTTTATGAGCATGAACATGGCAGGTATGGCCTCGGGCTTTACGACCTCATCTCCCTTCAGTCGAGGAGTGTTAAAAAATATGGACCGATGGGTTTTGGGTGAATCTGCGACGGATCAGAAATATGCAATCATCTAG
- a CDS encoding cation:proton antiporter, whose product MNNPTASAAQFFLQLSLILAACGVCRAVMRRIGQPPVIGEMIAGVLLGPSLFGIIAPDLFQAVFSTASRPVLFAVAQLGLSLYMFVVGLEFRTDVFRSHLRTAALVSAAGIIAPFVLAGFIAFWLEQKGGYFTPHVSLAMAVLFIGAAMSITAFPMLARIILENGLKGTTAGTVALAAGSFDDVVAWMLLATVLGCVSGNPMLVAAALGGGLLYTLFCLKLISPVLHHYFRDQKNDSALLGVLMLLLGLCAWFTDLIGLYSVFGAFILGLAVPRGGAAEKTAERISPVTTVLLLPFFFTYSGLNTRFSLLNSPSLWLICLCLVLAAVAAKLGACYGAARFCGKTHSDALTIASLMNARGLMELILLNIGLQAGLITPTLFTMLVLMAVVTTLMAAPGFNAAKRLSRGNC is encoded by the coding sequence ATGAATAACCCTACAGCTAGTGCCGCACAGTTTTTTCTACAGCTTTCCTTGATATTGGCTGCATGCGGGGTCTGCCGTGCCGTTATGCGAAGGATTGGTCAGCCCCCTGTGATTGGAGAGATGATTGCAGGTGTTCTACTGGGCCCATCGCTTTTTGGTATTATTGCCCCAGATCTCTTTCAGGCCGTATTCTCTACAGCATCTCGCCCTGTCCTGTTTGCAGTGGCTCAGCTTGGGCTCTCTCTCTACATGTTTGTGGTAGGATTGGAATTCCGGACAGATGTATTTCGCTCACATCTGAGAACTGCGGCGCTAGTTTCAGCAGCAGGTATAATCGCACCTTTTGTCTTAGCAGGTTTCATTGCTTTTTGGCTGGAGCAAAAGGGGGGGTACTTCACGCCGCATGTCTCCCTAGCTATGGCTGTACTTTTTATCGGTGCTGCTATGTCCATTACGGCATTCCCCATGCTTGCGAGGATCATTCTTGAAAATGGATTGAAGGGCACAACCGCAGGAACGGTTGCTCTTGCTGCTGGTAGCTTTGATGACGTTGTTGCTTGGATGCTCCTTGCGACTGTGTTGGGGTGCGTTTCTGGAAACCCAATGCTTGTTGCAGCGGCTCTAGGTGGTGGCCTGCTCTATACATTATTTTGCCTGAAGTTGATTAGCCCTGTCCTTCACCACTACTTCAGAGATCAGAAAAACGATTCTGCGCTGCTTGGGGTACTGATGCTTCTTCTGGGTTTATGTGCCTGGTTTACTGATCTGATCGGTCTCTATTCTGTATTTGGTGCATTCATTCTAGGGCTCGCTGTGCCAAGAGGAGGGGCAGCAGAAAAAACCGCAGAGCGTATTAGTCCTGTTACCACGGTGCTACTGCTCCCGTTCTTCTTCACCTATTCAGGATTGAACACTCGTTTTTCACTGCTGAACTCTCCCTCACTGTGGCTGATATGCTTGTGCCTAGTTCTGGCCGCAGTAGCCGCAAAACTCGGTGCCTGCTATGGAGCTGCTCGCTTTTGTGGAAAGACTCATTCCGATGCGCTCACTATTGCATCACTAATGAATGCGCGCGGGCTTATGGAACTTATTCTTTTGAATATAGGACTTCAGGCTGGGTTGATTACTCCAACACTTTTTACCATGCTTGTCCTGATGGCTGTTGTGACCACTTTGATGGCTGCGCCCGGGTTTAATGCCGCGAAGAGACTTTCAAGAGGTAACTGCTGA